ATAGTGGTAGGGCAGCAAGCCAGTGATGGCATGTGTCACCCTGCCATAGTGCTCAGACCACAGGGAGCATCTCCATGCCCCCGCCAACCTGGGCTGCTGGTGATGGAGCAGAGCATGGCCCCTTCAGAGGGTGGCCAGGGCTGGAGATGTCCCCACAGGCACTCCAGGAGCACagcttggctctggctggtgatAGCCCCTTTTGCCTTTGCTCCCCCCATACCTCCTCAGAGGCTGCCCCATGGCCAGCCTCTCTGACCCCACTGGGATGAGGATAATTCCTGCTCTTCTCCACCACGAGCTTTGTGGGTTTCTCCTTGTCCTTCCCATGGCTTTGGGGCAGCcaaaggcactggggtggctgcAGGCATGTagtgcaggcagtgctgcccaGCCTCTTGGCCCCATCTCACCCAGCCTCGCTGGCTGGTTAAACTGGCTGCTGGGGAGTACTGGGAGAGGCAAGCAGGTCTGGGTGGACTAGGCCTCCATCCCTGAGCTCCTGCTTGTCTTGAGACAGGGTGCCTGTCAGACTGGGGCACCCAGGCAGACCCCAGTGCTATGTGCTGACCCTGGCCACCCTGGGTTTGCCTGCCTTTCTCCCCAGGAACCTCTCACCCTTCACCCCCACTGTCTCCCGCAAGACTGGCTCCAGGGTCAGTAGGATGTTTTCAATGTCCCACAAATCCCCACCACCCAAGGTGCCTCAGCCCAACCGCCTGGACGAGGTGTACGAAGCTCTCAAGAAGGGCCTGACGTAAGTGCTGGGGCTCCCCGTGACTGGGTGTTTGGAGGTGGGGAGCCCCTGAAGGGCACAGGGAAGCTTGCTATGGGTTGGGGTTGGCAGGTCTCCACTCTCACCAGGCAGGGATGTGCCAGGTCTCGTGGGTGCAGAGGGGTGGGCTTGGAGCTGTGTGTGGGTCCCACATCTCACCACGTCCCACACAGAGGCTCAGGTGGGGTGCCTCACCTGGGTGCTTGAGTGGGGATGCAGGGCCAGATGTGCTGGGTTGGTGTGGTCTGTGGGTGGCAGGAACCCTGGACATGGTGTCCCAGCCTGACCCCTGTGGTGTGGTTTCCCCCAGAGCCTACCTGGAGGTGCAccagctggagctggagaagcTCAGCACACAGATCCGTGAGTCCAAGAGGAATTCGCGCCTGGTGAGTGTCGCTTGAGAAGAGTCTTATGTGGAGTGGTGCTTTGGGCAGAGGGCAGGGGTTGTGGGGACAGCTCATGTGTCCCAGGGCAGAGTTTGCTTCTGTGGGGATGTCAGGGGCCAGCCCGGGCTCTGGTGTTGGGCTGCACAGGGCTCCTGTCCTACTGTCATGCACTGTCCAGCCCTGGCTGGGTGCTGCATGTCCCCGCCAACATGCTATGGGTGGTGGGTGCAATGTGCTGGGTCTCCTTGGGTGGGCAGATCTGGCTTTGTGCTGCGTCTtatccctctcctctctcctccaggGCTTTCTCTACGATCTGGATAAGGTAAGCGGGATCAGTGCCTTGACCCCTTGTCTCCCCCTTCCTAGAGCCGGGATGTGCTGCTGCCAGTCCCTCTCTGCTTGTACTGCCCCATTGCCTGCCCCCTGTGCCCTGCACGGCAGAGTGCCTGTGGGGTGGGATCGGGGCTCTGCAGGCAgggtggggctgggcaggggatgAAGCAAAGAGAGGCAGACGTTTGTAACCTGCTTCTTGCAAACAAAAGCTGTTGGTGGTGAGTGTTGAGCCTGCATTAGTTCTGAGACTGGCAGAGCACCCCAGAGCCTGGCCTGTCTCCTGGGGGACCCTCCGGAGCAGGGGAGGCTGGAGGATGCTGCAGCACATGGGTGCAAGCACAGCCTCTGCTGCCTGTCGTCCTGCACCTCCCCGGCAGGGCTGATGACCAGGATCCATCCCAGCCACAGCGGGGGCACACAGCAGGGCACATCCTGACCTGTGGCTCCTCCACGGAGAGGTTGGGCTACTGCTCACACCGTCTCCTCTGCTTTTCCAGCAAGTGAAGTCAATCGAGCGTTTCCTGCGTCGCCTGGAGTTTCATGCTAGCAAGGTGAGAGCTGGGGACCGGGTCACCTTGGGGCAACCTTGGTGCAGCGCTGGGACAGCCATACTGTCCCCTACTCTGCCCCTCACCACAGCTTGGGCCTGTCCTTGCAGATAGATGAGCTCTACGAGGCTTATTGCATCCAGCGTCGGCTCCGCGATGGAGCCCACAACATGGTCAAGGCTTACAGCACGGGCTCACCGGGCAGCCGGGAGGCACGCGAGAGCCTGGCCGAGGCCAGCAAAGGCTATAAGGAGTACACAGAGGTGAGGCAGATGGTTGATGTGGGTTGGCAGGGCACTGGGTCCCATGGGTGGCTGCTGATGGGTGCTGTCTGTCCATCCGTCCCCAGAACATGTGCCTGTTGGAGAATGAGCTGGAGAGCCAGCTGGGCGAGTTCCATGTCCGTATGAAAGGTAACACATCCCACTCCATCCCTGGCctgctgtctgcctgcctgcctgcctgctgcctcccaaCACCCTTCTGCCTTCTCTTGCAGGACTGGCAGGCTTTGCCCGGCTCTGTGCTGGTGACCAGTATGAGGTTGGTGGGACCATATGGGTTGCAATCTGCTCTTCTCTTGCCCTGCGGTccttggggtgcctggggggtgtaGGTGGGCGCTGGTGTGGAGGGCATGTtgcagggtggtggtgggtggcATGGGTTGctggccatgggcagggacacacaGAGAGCACCCACCACCCTGTTACTGTATCATCTCCCTCATACCCATGCCTCTCCATCCCCAGATCTTCATGAAATATGGCCGGCAGCGCTGGAAGCTGCGAGGGCGCATTGAGGTGAACAGCAAGCAGGTGTGGGACAGCGAGGAAATGGTTTTCTTGCCCCTCGTCACTGAGTTCCTCTCCATCAAGGTACAGTGAAGAAGGGGGCAGGGATGGTGTGGGCCAGCTACCACCCTGCATCCCAGCAGGGCTTTCCTCCAGGACCTCACCTAAACCTGATGCTTACGGGGGTGGGAGGAGCCTGTCTGGTGGTGGTGGCGGCATCCTGGCACACAGCATGGATGCAAGCAGCATGGACAGGATGAAGCTCAGGGCTTCATCTCATCCTCCCTTGCCTCTCCTTCTCCAGGTGACAGAGCTAAAGAGCCTGGCCAACCATGTTGTGGTGGGCAATGTGTCCTGCGAGACCAAGGACCTCTTTGCAGCTCTGCCCCAGGTCGTGGCTGTGGATATCAATGACTTGGGCACCCTCAAACTCAGCCTGGAGGTGACCTGGAAGTGAGTATCTCAGCAGGCATTGCTGGTAGCacatggcagggctgggggtaCCTGGCATGGCGTGGCAAGAGATGGCCTACCCTAGGTTCTCTCTCATCCCAAAACTGGGCTGCAATTACGGAAAATGGGCCTGGATGGGGTCCTGGTGTCCTGCTTGCTGCAGAACAGGGTCAAGACCCTTGCAGGCTGGCACAGAcccctcacctccctgccctcctccccagcccctttGACAAGGATGACCAGCCCTCGGCAGCCAGCACTGTCAACAAGGCCTCCACAGTGAACAAGAGGTTCTCCACCTACAACCAGAGCCCGCCTGACACGCCGTCCCTGCGGGAGCAGGCTTTCTACGTAAGTGTGGTGCCAGGCAAGGCTGCTCAGAAGGGGTGGCCCGTGGAGGGGTGCACACAGGGTTGTGCCCAGAGGGTAGCACGGCCCAGGTGCAGGGGTGGGCAGCTCCTCTCCAGCCACAGCTTCCCGGTACCAGCACCCACTCCTCCCACACTCACAGCTCCTCTTCTCTTTGCCCAAGAGCCCGGGGCAGGCAGCCAACAGGAATGGTTGGTCCTTGATGGACATCTTTCGGGAGACACTCTTCGAGAAGCTGTCtcagggctgctcctgcagcGACGTCTCCTCGGCCGAGCTCAGGAGATGGCCGCAGCAGGGCCACGTAAGTGCAAGGGCTGGAGCCGGCCAGTAGCTTAGCCCTGCGCTGTGGCCATCCCGCAGTAGCTGTAGCCGCTCCTTATCTCCTATTCACTAGCACTCACTGATACCCAGAGGCCTGATCCTGCTGGGCAAGGTCGGGCTGGCACTGAGGAGACAGTCCCCAGCCTAAGGGAGCCTGGGCTGCACAGGTGGGCCCTGCTCCTCTGTCTCCACACCCTCATGTGAGAGCTGGGCACTAGTGAGTAGGCAGCTTGTCTGTGTCCCTGCACTGGCAACACTGGTGTGCTGTGCCATGGTATTGGCATGGTGCTGGCATGGCACTGGTGTGACACTGCCATGGTGCTGGTGTGACACTAACATGGCGTTGGCGTGACACTGGTTCAGGTATGATGCTGGCGTGATGGCTAGTGCTGCCCCCCACATGCTGGTGGTGCTGGAGCTCGTGTTGTTCTTGCACCACCCGTGGTGGGTGATGTACTCAGCTCCACGTGTCACACCGCATCATGGCTGTGCTGGAGCTGCCCGCTGTGCTGGGGAGACGCTGGCACCCCGTGGCTCCAGGGAGTGTGTGGCTGGGTCTGGGGAGCCAGGCTCCCCTCTGGCATGGGGTGAGATGCAGCGTGGGAAGAGGCAGCTGTGGTCTGCCGGCTCCTCGTCCTGCTGTGTCAGCAGAGCCAGGGCGATGTGGCAGTCTGTGCTGGTGGCCCCAGGGGCCTCAGTGCCCTCTGGCTCGGCTGGATCCTGCCCCCGCTTGAAGGGAAGGCAGCCGGAGGAGCAGGAGTGCAGGAGGGTCTTGGCTGACACCATTTTCCCCCCTCCCAGAACATGCTGCGGcgccaggaggagctggagaacGGCACAGCCTGGTCCATCTCCTCCGAGTCCTCGGATGACTCTTCCAGCCCCCAGCTGTCCGGCAGCGCCCGCCATGCCACGCACAAGCCCATCGTGCAGCCCGAGGTGCAGGCTTCTGCCCCCGCCATCGAGATCTCCTTCtcccagcagccagaggaggctggggcagggcccggggccAGCGGCATCAGTGTCCCCCCCGCCGGGAGTCAGCCAGAGGAGCCAGGCAGCCGTAAGAAGGATGCAGTAGCCAATGGCCACGTACCCTACTCACGGACTCTGAGCCACATCAGTGAGGCCAGCGTGGATGCCACAATGGAGGCCAAGGCTGCAGAGAGCCCCTGGGAGCCCACGCCCAGCCCCGAGGACACAGGGACGGGCGAGCAGGACGCggaccccctccccagcaccttggtggcagctgccacagcagGACAGGACAGGGGTGATGAGGCCAAGCCCCGGGCCACCGTGGCGTGGGCCACCACCTGCAAGGTGGAGGCCAGCGGGGCTgagctggtgcagagccaggTGCCGGCACAGGGTGGCACCAGGATCCCCGTGGCACTGGCACAAGCCTCTGTGGAGGAGAGGCCCGTCCCAGCCCCACCACTCCCTGCTGCCATCCCCGAGGTGCCACGGGGGAAGGTGGTGGATTCGGGTCTGGAGGAGGCCATCGGTCTCCTGGGCTCAGCCCTGGAAGACTATCGGGGGCAGTTCCCGGAGCTGCAGCCCCTTGAACGGGAGCTCAAGCGcctggaggagatgctgctggTGAGGGgttcccagcactgcctgggggTGACGGGGACAGGGCCATCCCTGATGGTAATGCCCAGGGATGACAGGGACAGGGCCATCCCTGATGGCAGTGCCCAGGGGTGACGGGGACAGGGCCATCCCTGATGGCAGAGCCCGGGGACAATGGGCACGGGACCATCCCAGCTGGGAGTGCGCAGGGATAATGGGGATGGGGCCGTCCTGGCTGGCAGTGCCTGGGGAAAATGGGGATGAGGCCATTGATGGCAGTGCCCAGGGATGAGGGTGGCAGGGTCAGCCCTGATGGCAGTGttgggggacaatggggacaggGCCATCCCTGATAACAGTGCCCAGGGGTGAGGGTAGCAGGGTCAGACCTGATGGCAGTGcctggggacaatggggacaagGCCATCCCTGCTGCCAGTGCCTGGGGATGCAGGTGTCAGGGCTGTTCCTGTCTGGTGAGCCAGGATCTGACCCTGCCATGCCTTCCTCCACAGCAGAAGCAGGGTGTCTTCCTCAGCCGGGCCTCCAGCATCAGCCTGACGGTGGAACATGCACTGGAGAGCTTCAGCTTCCTCAACACCTCTGACATGGAGGACTCGGAGGGTTCCGAGGAGGAGGCTCTCCAAGACGAGAGGTGCACAGCAGGGCTTATGGGATGGGGCATGGGGCAGGATGCAGCCCTGGGGCAGTTGGATTGGGGGAtgcccagctctgccagggtGCCCAAACACATTTAGATGGGCCCATCACAGCTCAGGGCAGGTCCAGGCTGAGAAGGAGCAGAATCTGGCCCTTCTGAAGCAGCGGGATCTGGCACAGTCCTACTCTGCATCTCTCCATGAGGCTGGGCCAGGAGGCAGCACATGCCCTGTGCCCCTGGGCCCTGTTCCTTCACCCAGCCTTGATACTGTGATACTGTAGGTCCTACAGAAACTGCCCTCTGTGGTTGGGGAAGGGCTGGGTCCAGGTCTCCAACACTGACCCACTGCCTCGGTATCTCCCTGGCTTGCAGGAGGGCCGGCAGACCCCGGCGCGGCAGCAGAGCTCCCAGCACCGGCGAGACGGGAGCTGATGACACCGGCATGTGCAGTGGCTCCGAGGCCAGCACCGACCCCATGAGCACCGGCAATGAGTTCCTGGATAAGGCTCTGGTGCTTCACCTCAACAACTGCAACCGCCTGCTGCTGGTGAGGACAGGGGCTGGGGCATGGTGGCAGGAGAGGTCCTGGGGTGGGCTTTGGGTCCCCCCTTGCAGGGTGTCTTGACGCAGCATGGAGGCTGTGGTGTGGGCGATGAGCTCTGTCCCTGAGGTCCCTAGTTTGGCTGTGCCTTGCAGAAACTGGGCACCTTCGGCCCGCTGCGGTGCCGGGAGATGTACGCCCTGGACAGGCTGCTGCGAGAGGCGCAGGTGCTAGAGATCGTGTGCCAGCTGacggaggagcgagcaggagcaGCCGGCTCTGCCGCAGAAGGTAAAGATACGTGGCCAAGGggaccagccctgctgccctggggggtgCGTGGGGCCGGCTCTCCCCTCAGGGGCACGGCTGGGTAGCGAGGGGCCATGCCAGCTGGAGGGCAGGAGTCACCTGCCTGCTGCCGTGGCTCGGGGAGGGTTGACAGCGCCTGTCCCCACAGTGGTGCAGTTCTCAACACGGAAGGAGGGCGTGCTGCCCCTCTGGGACCACTGCGTGGAGGTGCCCAACATCTACACCTGCCCCGTGGAGCGGTTCCTGCAGGTCCTCAGCACCCAGTATGCAGCACCCATCAGTGAGCGGCACCCTGGCCTGGCTGATGTTGGTGAGCAGACACCCAGCGGGGTTTGGGGAGAGAGTTGCCAGCTCCGCTCAGTGACCATGAGTGGGGGCCTGTGGGTGCCAGGAGCGGCACAGAGGGGTGGCCACCACTGCTGCACACCCTGATCCTGGCCCTTTCCCACAGTGTGTGTGAAACTGGTGGAAGATGTGCTGGATCGGCGGCTGCCCCGGCGGCCTGGCAGCACCCAGGGTGAGCAGGTCACCATCTTCCAGTACTGGAGCCACTTTGAGTCACTCAGCGCCCTGGTGCTCGACACCTACATGATGGAGCTGACAGAGGAAGGTGGGTGCCCTCCCACCCTCCCTTAGACCCTGGCATGGGGTGCCAGAGCCTCACCATAGGGAGCAGCACTGCCATGACCACGCTGGGGCATCACTCAGAGGCTCAGCCATCCTTGGGCTGGGCAAGTAGGTCTGATCTCCTTGATCACAGCTCACTCACATGCTGCCTTCCTGAGCACCCTGGGTCCTTGCTGCAGGTCCCCAGCATCTTGATTGGGTGCCCCAGCACATGTTGGTGCTCTGTGTGGGGCCACCCCTGCCTGGCACAGGTGTGGGGTGCCCAGGGATGGGTTTCCTGCGGCGACAGGGGTGCACAGGCAGTGCCGCTGGGGTCCCTGCACCTCGGTTCAGCCGGTGGTTCCCTGCAGCGCTGCTGGCGCAGAACCTCAACTCGGACGACCAGGACGTGGTGCTGCGTGCCCTGAAGCGCGTACCCGAGGCTCGCCTGAAGAAAGAGGGGCTGAAAGCACTGAGCCTGCTCCTCGTGGAAGGCAACAGCAAGGTGGTGAGCGCCGTGTcagcccagctccgcagcctggcaGAAAACCCCCGCTTCCGCCAACGGGTACGTGCTGGGCAAGCCAGGGATGAGGTGGGCTCGTGCCACCGCCCGTGGGGTGCTGCCCCCCGACTCTGCTGTGGGTGGTGGCATTGACCCTCCATCTCCCCCAGGCTCTCGTGTGCTACCTGGAGCAGCTGGAGGATGAGGAGATGCAGACGCGTGTGGCAGGGTGCGCAGCGCTGGGCTGCCTGAAGGTGAGAGGGAcgtggggaggaggcagcagagctTTGTTTTCCGGAGGAAGAGGAATCACATGTGGCTGGCAACTC
The Athene noctua chromosome 9, bAthNoc1.hap1.1, whole genome shotgun sequence DNA segment above includes these coding regions:
- the RIPOR1 gene encoding rho family-interacting cell polarization regulator 1 isoform X2, which codes for MGVEQRGCTEPGPLSARASPPASPGTWRPSRSHSTMSLSVRPQRRVLVTKINRSQSFAGVNSTADRPFRNLSPFTPTVSRKTGSRVSRMFSMSHKSPPPKVPQPNRLDEVYEALKKGLTAYLEVHQLELEKLSTQIRESKRNSRLGFLYDLDKQVKSIERFLRRLEFHASKIDELYEAYCIQRRLRDGAHNMVKAYSTGSPGSREARESLAEASKGYKEYTENMCLLENELESQLGEFHVRMKGLAGFARLCAGDQYEIFMKYGRQRWKLRGRIEVNSKQVWDSEEMVFLPLVTEFLSIKVTELKSLANHVVVGNVSCETKDLFAALPQVVAVDINDLGTLKLSLEVTWNPFDKDDQPSAASTVNKASTVNKRFSTYNQSPPDTPSLREQAFYSPGQAANRNGWSLMDIFRETLFEKLSQGCSCSDVSSAELRRWPQQGHNMLRRQEELENGTAWSISSESSDDSSSPQLSGSARHATHKPIVQPEVQASAPAIEISFSQQPEEAGAGPGASGISVPPAGSQPEEPGSRKKDAVANGHVPYSRTLSHISEASVDATMEAKAAESPWEPTPSPEDTGTGEQDADPLPSTLVAAATAGQDRGDEAKPRATVAWATTCKVEASGAELVQSQVPAQGGTRIPVALAQASVEERPVPAPPLPAAIPEVPRGKVVDSGLEEAIGLLGSALEDYRGQFPELQPLERELKRLEEMLLQKQGVFLSRASSISLTVEHALESFSFLNTSDMEDSEGSEEEALQDERRAGRPRRGSRAPSTGETGADDTGMCSGSEASTDPMSTGNEFLDKALVLHLNNCNRLLLKLGTFGPLRCREMYALDRLLREAQVLEIVCQLTEERAGAAGSAAEVVQFSTRKEGVLPLWDHCVEVPNIYTCPVERFLQVLSTQYAAPISERHPGLADVVCVKLVEDVLDRRLPRRPGSTQGEQVTIFQYWSHFESLSALVLDTYMMELTEEALLAQNLNSDDQDVVLRALKRVPEARLKKEGLKALSLLLVEGNSKVVSAVSAQLRSLAENPRFRQRALVCYLEQLEDEEMQTRVAGCAALGCLKAKESIEQLVYLCQTDKEPVREAAKQSLMLCGEDGKSAHRRLEETLDSLPRIFAPASMASTAF
- the RIPOR1 gene encoding rho family-interacting cell polarization regulator 1 isoform X3; its protein translation is MPGPSMVCGKVTAWLRGGREHSTGGMPTSVQAGRPSRSHSTMSLSVRPQRRVLVTKINRSQSFAGVNSTADRPFRNLSPFTPTVSRKTGSRVSRMFSMSHKSPPPKVPQPNRLDEVYEALKKGLTAYLEVHQLELEKLSTQIRESKRNSRLGFLYDLDKQVKSIERFLRRLEFHASKIDELYEAYCIQRRLRDGAHNMVKAYSTGSPGSREARESLAEASKGYKEYTENMCLLENELESQLGEFHVRMKGLAGFARLCAGDQYEIFMKYGRQRWKLRGRIEVNSKQVWDSEEMVFLPLVTEFLSIKVTELKSLANHVVVGNVSCETKDLFAALPQVVAVDINDLGTLKLSLEVTWNPFDKDDQPSAASTVNKASTVNKRFSTYNQSPPDTPSLREQAFYSPGQAANRNGWSLMDIFRETLFEKLSQGCSCSDVSSAELRRWPQQGHNMLRRQEELENGTAWSISSESSDDSSSPQLSGSARHATHKPIVQPEVQASAPAIEISFSQQPEEAGAGPGASGISVPPAGSQPEEPGSRKKDAVANGHVPYSRTLSHISEASVDATMEAKAAESPWEPTPSPEDTGTGEQDADPLPSTLVAAATAGQDRGDEAKPRATVAWATTCKVEASGAELVQSQVPAQGGTRIPVALAQASVEERPVPAPPLPAAIPEVPRGKVVDSGLEEAIGLLGSALEDYRGQFPELQPLERELKRLEEMLLQKQGVFLSRASSISLTVEHALESFSFLNTSDMEDSEGSEEEALQDERRAGRPRRGSRAPSTGETGADDTGMCSGSEASTDPMSTGNEFLDKALVLHLNNCNRLLLKLGTFGPLRCREMYALDRLLREAQVLEIVCQLTEERAGAAGSAAEVVQFSTRKEGVLPLWDHCVEVPNIYTCPVERFLQVLSTQYAAPISERHPGLADVVCVKLVEDVLDRRLPRRPGSTQGEQVTIFQYWSHFESLSALVLDTYMMELTEEALLAQNLNSDDQDVVLRALKRVPEARLKKEGLKALSLLLVEGNSKVVSAVSAQLRSLAENPRFRQRALVCYLEQLEDEEMQTRVAGCAALGCLKAKESIEQLVYLCQTDKEPVREAAKQSLMLCDGTERTI
- the RIPOR1 gene encoding rho family-interacting cell polarization regulator 1 isoform X6, which translates into the protein MPGPSMVCGKVTAWLRGGREHSTGGMPTSVQAGRPSRSHSTMSLSVRPQRRVLVTKINRSQSFAGVNSTADRPFRNLSPFTPTVSRKTGSRVSRMFSMSHKSPPPKVPQPNRLDEVYEALKKGLTAYLEVHQLELEKLSTQIRESKRNSRLGFLYDLDKQVKSIERFLRRLEFHASKIDELYEAYCIQRRLRDGAHNMVKAYSTGSPGSREARESLAEASKGYKEYTENMCLLENELESQLGEFHVRMKGLAGFARLCAGDQYEIFMKYGRQRWKLRGRIEVNSKQVWDSEEMVFLPLVTEFLSIKVTELKSLANHVVVGNVSCETKDLFAALPQVVAVDINDLGTLKLSLEVTWNPFDKDDQPSAASTVNKASTVNKRFSTYNQSPPDTPSLREQAFYNMLRRQEELENGTAWSISSESSDDSSSPQLSGSARHATHKPIVQPEVQASAPAIEISFSQQPEEAGAGPGASGISVPPAGSQPEEPGSRKKDAVANGHVPYSRTLSHISEASVDATMEAKAAESPWEPTPSPEDTGTGEQDADPLPSTLVAAATAGQDRGDEAKPRATVAWATTCKVEASGAELVQSQVPAQGGTRIPVALAQASVEERPVPAPPLPAAIPEVPRGKVVDSGLEEAIGLLGSALEDYRGQFPELQPLERELKRLEEMLLQKQGVFLSRASSISLTVEHALESFSFLNTSDMEDSEGSEEEALQDERRAGRPRRGSRAPSTGETGADDTGMCSGSEASTDPMSTGNEFLDKALVLHLNNCNRLLLKLGTFGPLRCREMYALDRLLREAQVLEIVCQLTEERAGAAGSAAEVVQFSTRKEGVLPLWDHCVEVPNIYTCPVERFLQVLSTQYAAPISERHPGLADVVCVKLVEDVLDRRLPRRPGSTQGEQVTIFQYWSHFESLSALVLDTYMMELTEEALLAQNLNSDDQDVVLRALKRVPEARLKKEGLKALSLLLVEGNSKVVSAVSAQLRSLAENPRFRQRALVCYLEQLEDEEMQTRVAGCAALGCLKAKESIEQLVYLCQTDKEPVREAAKQSLMLCGEDGKSAHRRLEETLDSLPRIFAPASMASTAF
- the RIPOR1 gene encoding rho family-interacting cell polarization regulator 1 isoform X7 — its product is MNGKQKGRPSRSHSTMSLSVRPQRRVLVTKINRSQSFAGVNSTADRPFRNLSPFTPTVSRKTGSRVSRMFSMSHKSPPPKVPQPNRLDEVYEALKKGLTAYLEVHQLELEKLSTQIRESKRNSRLGFLYDLDKQVKSIERFLRRLEFHASKIDELYEAYCIQRRLRDGAHNMVKAYSTGSPGSREARESLAEASKGYKEYTENMCLLENELESQLGEFHVRMKGLAGFARLCAGDQYEIFMKYGRQRWKLRGRIEVNSKQVWDSEEMVFLPLVTEFLSIKVTELKSLANHVVVGNVSCETKDLFAALPQVVAVDINDLGTLKLSLEVTWNPFDKDDQPSAASTVNKASTVNKRFSTYNQSPPDTPSLREQAFYNMLRRQEELENGTAWSISSESSDDSSSPQLSGSARHATHKPIVQPEVQASAPAIEISFSQQPEEAGAGPGASGISVPPAGSQPEEPGSRKKDAVANGHVPYSRTLSHISEASVDATMEAKAAESPWEPTPSPEDTGTGEQDADPLPSTLVAAATAGQDRGDEAKPRATVAWATTCKVEASGAELVQSQVPAQGGTRIPVALAQASVEERPVPAPPLPAAIPEVPRGKVVDSGLEEAIGLLGSALEDYRGQFPELQPLERELKRLEEMLLQKQGVFLSRASSISLTVEHALESFSFLNTSDMEDSEGSEEEALQDERRAGRPRRGSRAPSTGETGADDTGMCSGSEASTDPMSTGNEFLDKALVLHLNNCNRLLLKLGTFGPLRCREMYALDRLLREAQVLEIVCQLTEERAGAAGSAAEVVQFSTRKEGVLPLWDHCVEVPNIYTCPVERFLQVLSTQYAAPISERHPGLADVVCVKLVEDVLDRRLPRRPGSTQGEQVTIFQYWSHFESLSALVLDTYMMELTEEALLAQNLNSDDQDVVLRALKRVPEARLKKEGLKALSLLLVEGNSKVVSAVSAQLRSLAENPRFRQRALVCYLEQLEDEEMQTRVAGCAALGCLKAKESIEQLVYLCQTDKEPVREAAKQSLMLCGEDGKSAHRRLEETLDSLPRIFAPASMASTAF
- the RIPOR1 gene encoding rho family-interacting cell polarization regulator 1 isoform X4; translated protein: MNGKQKGRPSRSHSTMSLSVRPQRRVLVTKINRSQSFAGVNSTADRPFRNLSPFTPTVSRKTGSRVSRMFSMSHKSPPPKVPQPNRLDEVYEALKKGLTAYLEVHQLELEKLSTQIRESKRNSRLGFLYDLDKQVKSIERFLRRLEFHASKIDELYEAYCIQRRLRDGAHNMVKAYSTGSPGSREARESLAEASKGYKEYTENMCLLENELESQLGEFHVRMKGLAGFARLCAGDQYEIFMKYGRQRWKLRGRIEVNSKQVWDSEEMVFLPLVTEFLSIKVTELKSLANHVVVGNVSCETKDLFAALPQVVAVDINDLGTLKLSLEVTWNPFDKDDQPSAASTVNKASTVNKRFSTYNQSPPDTPSLREQAFYSPGQAANRNGWSLMDIFRETLFEKLSQGCSCSDVSSAELRRWPQQGHNMLRRQEELENGTAWSISSESSDDSSSPQLSGSARHATHKPIVQPEVQASAPAIEISFSQQPEEAGAGPGASGISVPPAGSQPEEPGSRKKDAVANGHVPYSRTLSHISEASVDATMEAKAAESPWEPTPSPEDTGTGEQDADPLPSTLVAAATAGQDRGDEAKPRATVAWATTCKVEASGAELVQSQVPAQGGTRIPVALAQASVEERPVPAPPLPAAIPEVPRGKVVDSGLEEAIGLLGSALEDYRGQFPELQPLERELKRLEEMLLQKQGVFLSRASSISLTVEHALESFSFLNTSDMEDSEGSEEEALQDERRAGRPRRGSRAPSTGETGADDTGMCSGSEASTDPMSTGNEFLDKALVLHLNNCNRLLLKLGTFGPLRCREMYALDRLLREAQVLEIVCQLTEERAGAAGSAAEVVQFSTRKEGVLPLWDHCVEVPNIYTCPVERFLQVLSTQYAAPISERHPGLADVVCVKLVEDVLDRRLPRRPGSTQGEQVTIFQYWSHFESLSALVLDTYMMELTEEALLAQNLNSDDQDVVLRALKRVPEARLKKEGLKALSLLLVEGNSKVVSAVSAQLRSLAENPRFRQRALVCYLEQLEDEEMQTRVAGCAALGCLKAKESIEQLVYLCQTDKEPVREAAKQSLMLCGEDGKSAHRRLEETLDSLPRIFAPASMASTAF
- the RIPOR1 gene encoding rho family-interacting cell polarization regulator 1 isoform X5, giving the protein MSLSVRPQRRVLVTKINRSQSFAGVNSTADRPFRNLSPFTPTVSRKTGSRVSRMFSMSHKSPPPKVPQPNRLDEVYEALKKGLTAYLEVHQLELEKLSTQIRESKRNSRLGFLYDLDKQVKSIERFLRRLEFHASKIDELYEAYCIQRRLRDGAHNMVKAYSTGSPGSREARESLAEASKGYKEYTENMCLLENELESQLGEFHVRMKGLAGFARLCAGDQYEIFMKYGRQRWKLRGRIEVNSKQVWDSEEMVFLPLVTEFLSIKVTELKSLANHVVVGNVSCETKDLFAALPQVVAVDINDLGTLKLSLEVTWNPFDKDDQPSAASTVNKASTVNKRFSTYNQSPPDTPSLREQAFYSPGQAANRNGWSLMDIFRETLFEKLSQGCSCSDVSSAELRRWPQQGHNMLRRQEELENGTAWSISSESSDDSSSPQLSGSARHATHKPIVQPEVQASAPAIEISFSQQPEEAGAGPGASGISVPPAGSQPEEPGSRKKDAVANGHVPYSRTLSHISEASVDATMEAKAAESPWEPTPSPEDTGTGEQDADPLPSTLVAAATAGQDRGDEAKPRATVAWATTCKVEASGAELVQSQVPAQGGTRIPVALAQASVEERPVPAPPLPAAIPEVPRGKVVDSGLEEAIGLLGSALEDYRGQFPELQPLERELKRLEEMLLQKQGVFLSRASSISLTVEHALESFSFLNTSDMEDSEGSEEEALQDERRAGRPRRGSRAPSTGETGADDTGMCSGSEASTDPMSTGNEFLDKALVLHLNNCNRLLLKLGTFGPLRCREMYALDRLLREAQVLEIVCQLTEERAGAAGSAAEVVQFSTRKEGVLPLWDHCVEVPNIYTCPVERFLQVLSTQYAAPISERHPGLADVVCVKLVEDVLDRRLPRRPGSTQGEQVTIFQYWSHFESLSALVLDTYMMELTEEALLAQNLNSDDQDVVLRALKRVPEARLKKEGLKALSLLLVEGNSKVVSAVSAQLRSLAENPRFRQRALVCYLEQLEDEEMQTRVAGCAALGCLKAKESIEQLVYLCQTDKEPVREAAKQSLMLCGEDGKSAHRRLEETLDSLPRIFAPASMASTAF